A window of the Phragmites australis chromosome 20, lpPhrAust1.1, whole genome shotgun sequence genome harbors these coding sequences:
- the LOC133901842 gene encoding U-box domain-containing protein 33-like isoform X7 translates to MATGSSSPPTSDSPELTLSGEKVYVAVGREAAECRATLLWALHKFHQGAASSFVLLHVYSPPKFLPVLGARIPAAQVEEHELIAYKEKELQRVSDSLDQYLLLCAQEKVQAEKLVVESDDVAQGLVELISEHHVTVLVMGAAADKKYTKKMKILKSKKARVVEREADPFCKIWFICKGTLVYPRKAVPLSHEEMQEGSQSSRLTLSSAERSASLSEMWCVANTWLHKSIIEPQIERTTSDLSDNRGEENVKATNESYDNFQHILRELESVRREAYEEKCRREEAERELFAASQRAQAFENSYFRELKQKNELIEKLMTTMEEVESLIKRTDELCAKLQEEREQRMAMEKRGAHSDRIIKDLMLQRDKALREAETLRTTKREYTATAEGTMHITELSYSEITEATNNFDRSLKIGESAYGGVYKGFLRHTNVAIKKLNPESTQSQSQFNQEVEILSRVRHPNLVTLMGTCKDAQALVYEFMPNGNLDDRLACKDNSKPLSWQIWSIERCATGSGKGLFASNIGSIRQGMACYICRAVGSVSEDLGGVPSYFICPILQDVMRDPLIAADGFTYEAEAIREWLDSGHRTSPMTNLELPHRDLLPNHALRSAIQEWLQTNAE, encoded by the exons ATGGCCAcgggctcctcctcgccgcccacCAGTGATTCGCCGGAGCTGACCCTCTCCGGCGAGAAGGTGTACGTCGCGGTGGGAAGGGAGGCGGCCGAGTGCAGGGCCACGCTGCTCTGGGCGCTGCACAAGTTCCACCAaggcgccgcctcctcctttgTGCTGCTCCATGTTTACTCGCCTCCCAAGTTCCTCCCCGTCC TGGGTGCCAGGATTCCTGCTGCCCAGGTGGAGGAGCATGAGCTGATTGCATACAAGGAAAAGGAGCTGCAAAGAGTCAGTGACAGTTTAGATCAGTACCTACTCTTATGCGCGCAAGAAAAG GTACAAGCTGAGAAGTTGGTGGTTGAATCGGATGATGTTGCGCAGGGACTAGTGGAGCTCATTTCTGAGCATCATGTTACTGTGCTTGTCATGGGGGCAGCTGCTGATAAGAAGTATACAAA GAAAATGAAGATCCTGAAGTCCAAGAAAGCACGAGTTGTAGAAAGGGAAGCAGACCCTTTCTGCAAAATCTGGTTTATTTGCAAAGGAACACTGGTTTACCCTAG GAAGGCTGTTCCCCTTAGCCATGAAGAAATGCAGGAAGGTAGTCAAAGCTCCAGGTTAACACTGTCTTCAGCGGAGAGATCGGCAAGCTTGTCAGAAATGTGGTGTGTTGCAAATACATGGCTACACAAATCAATCATTGAACCACAGATTGAAAGGACTACTTCAGACCTATCGGACAATAGGGGAGAG GAAAATGTTAAAGCAACTAATGAGTCTTACGATAATTTCCAGCATATCCTCAGGGAGTTAGAGAGTGTAAGAAGAGAAGCTTATGAAGAGAAATGCAGGCGTGAGGAAGCAGAAAGAGAGTTATTTGCGGCTTCCCAGAGA GCACAAGCCTTCGAAAATTCGTACTTCCGAGAACTGAAGCAAAAGAATGAACTAATAGAAAAGTTGATGACGACAATGGAAGAAGTTGAGAGTCTCATTAAAAGGACTGATGAACTTTGTGCAAAACTTCAAGAGGAACGCGAGCAAAGAATGGCCATGGAGAAGCGAGGTGCCCATTCTGACCGCATCATTAAGGATTTAATGTTGCAGCGCGACAAAGCATTAAGAGAGGCAGAAACACTACGCACAACGAAAAGAGAGTATACTGCAACTGCAGAGGGGACGATGCATATCACAGAGTTGTCCTACTCAGAGATTACTGAAGCAACTAACAACTTTGACCGCTCACTGAAGATAGGAGAAAGTGCATATGGAGGTGTATACAAGGGGTTTCTTCGGCACACCAATGTAGCTATAAAGAAGTTGAATCCTGAAAGCACACAGTCACAGTCGCAGTTCAATCAAGAG GTGGAGATTCTCAGCAGGGTGCGGCATCCAAATCTTGTAACTCTCATGGGAACATGCAAGGATGCTCAAGCTCTTGTCTATGAGTTCATGCCCAATGGAAACTTGGATGACCGCCTGGCTTGCAAAGATAATTCCAAGCCTCTTAGTTGGCA GATTTGGTCTATTGAAAGATGTGCAACGGGCAGTGGAAAAGGGTTGTTTGCAAGCAATATTGGATCCATCCGCCAGGGAATGGCCTGCTATATATGCCGAGCAGTTGGCTCAG TATCAGAAGACCTTGGTGGTGTGCCATCCTACTTCATATGTCCGATACTTCAG GATGTCATGAGGGACCCTCTAATTGCTGCAGATGGTTTTACATATGAAGCCGAGGCTATAAGGGAATGGCTGGACAGTGGCCACCGTACGTCACCCATGACAAACCTTGAGCTACCCCACCGTGATCTTTTGCCAAACCATGCCCTCCGTTCTGCAATTCAAGAATGGCTGCAGACAAATGCAGAATAA
- the LOC133901842 gene encoding U-box domain-containing protein 33-like isoform X6 encodes MLLCLSWGQLLIRSIQKFRKMKILKSKKARVVEREADPFCKIWFICKGTLVYPRKAVPLSHEEMQEGSQSSRLTLSSAERSASLSEMWCVANTWLHKSIIEPQIERTTSDLSDNRGEENVKATNESYDNFQHILRELESVRREAYEEKCRREEAERELFAASQRAQAFENSYFRELKQKNELIEKLMTTMEEVESLIKRTDELCAKLQEEREQRMAMEKRGAHSDRIIKDLMLQRDKALREAETLRTTKREYTATAEGTMHITELSYSEITEATNNFDRSLKIGESAYGGVYKGFLRHTNVAIKKLNPESTQSQSQFNQEVEILSRVRHPNLVTLMGTCKDAQALVYEFMPNGNLDDRLACKDNSKPLSWQLRTLIASNICSALIFLHSNKPHSVVHSDLKASNILLDGNNVAKLSGFGVCRMLTDEFKTTTTLYRHTHPKGSFVYIDPEYLISGDLTPRSDVYSFGIVLLRLLTGRSGFGLLKDVQRAVEKGCLQAILDPSAREWPAIYAEQLAQVGLRCCEIRRKNRPDLQTEVWTVLEPMLKSASVTLCSLSFKSVSEDLGGVPSYFICPILQDVMRDPLIAADGFTYEAEAIREWLDSGHRTSPMTNLELPHRDLLPNHALRSAIQEWLQTNAE; translated from the exons ATGTTACTGTGCTTGTCATGGGGGCAGCTGCTGATAAGAAGTATACAAA AGTTCAGGAAAATGAAGATCCTGAAGTCCAAGAAAGCACGAGTTGTAGAAAGGGAAGCAGACCCTTTCTGCAAAATCTGGTTTATTTGCAAAGGAACACTGGTTTACCCTAG GAAGGCTGTTCCCCTTAGCCATGAAGAAATGCAGGAAGGTAGTCAAAGCTCCAGGTTAACACTGTCTTCAGCGGAGAGATCGGCAAGCTTGTCAGAAATGTGGTGTGTTGCAAATACATGGCTACACAAATCAATCATTGAACCACAGATTGAAAGGACTACTTCAGACCTATCGGACAATAGGGGAGAG GAAAATGTTAAAGCAACTAATGAGTCTTACGATAATTTCCAGCATATCCTCAGGGAGTTAGAGAGTGTAAGAAGAGAAGCTTATGAAGAGAAATGCAGGCGTGAGGAAGCAGAAAGAGAGTTATTTGCGGCTTCCCAGAGA GCACAAGCCTTCGAAAATTCGTACTTCCGAGAACTGAAGCAAAAGAATGAACTAATAGAAAAGTTGATGACGACAATGGAAGAAGTTGAGAGTCTCATTAAAAGGACTGATGAACTTTGTGCAAAACTTCAAGAGGAACGCGAGCAAAGAATGGCCATGGAGAAGCGAGGTGCCCATTCTGACCGCATCATTAAGGATTTAATGTTGCAGCGCGACAAAGCATTAAGAGAGGCAGAAACACTACGCACAACGAAAAGAGAGTATACTGCAACTGCAGAGGGGACGATGCATATCACAGAGTTGTCCTACTCAGAGATTACTGAAGCAACTAACAACTTTGACCGCTCACTGAAGATAGGAGAAAGTGCATATGGAGGTGTATACAAGGGGTTTCTTCGGCACACCAATGTAGCTATAAAGAAGTTGAATCCTGAAAGCACACAGTCACAGTCGCAGTTCAATCAAGAG GTGGAGATTCTCAGCAGGGTGCGGCATCCAAATCTTGTAACTCTCATGGGAACATGCAAGGATGCTCAAGCTCTTGTCTATGAGTTCATGCCCAATGGAAACTTGGATGACCGCCTGGCTTGCAAAGATAATTCCAAGCCTCTTAGTTGGCAGTTGCGTACCCTCATCGCTTCTAATATTTGCTCTGCACTCATTTTCCTCCATTCCAACAAACCCCATAGCGTTGTTCACAGTGACCTGAAAGCATCTAACATTCTTCTCGATGGAAATAATGTAGCTAAACTCAGTGGTTTCGGTGTATGCCGAATGCTAACTGATGAGTTTAAGACCACAACCACTCTATATCGTCATACCCACCCAAAGGGCTCCTTTGTGTACATTGATCCTGAATACCTTATCTCTGGTGATCTGACCCCCCGATCTGATGTATATTCTTTTGGCATTGTACTCCTGCGCCTTTTGACTGGAAGATCAGGATTTGGTCTATTGAAAGATGTGCAACGGGCAGTGGAAAAGGGTTGTTTGCAAGCAATATTGGATCCATCCGCCAGGGAATGGCCTGCTATATATGCCGAGCAGTTGGCTCAGGTGGGTTTGAGATGTTGTGAAATCAGAAGAAAAAACCGTCCTGACCTGCAAACGGAGGTTTGGACTGTACTAGAACCAATGTTGAAATCTGCTTCTGTGAcgctatgttcattgtcatttAAATCAGTATCAGAAGACCTTGGTGGTGTGCCATCCTACTTCATATGTCCGATACTTCAG GATGTCATGAGGGACCCTCTAATTGCTGCAGATGGTTTTACATATGAAGCCGAGGCTATAAGGGAATGGCTGGACAGTGGCCACCGTACGTCACCCATGACAAACCTTGAGCTACCCCACCGTGATCTTTTGCCAAACCATGCCCTCCGTTCTGCAATTCAAGAATGGCTGCAGACAAATGCAGAATAA
- the LOC133901842 gene encoding U-box domain-containing protein 33-like isoform X2, translating into MATGSSSPPTSDSPELTLSGEKVYVAVGREAAECRATLLWALHKFHQGAASSFVLLHVYSPPKFLPVLGARIPAAQVEEHELIAYKEKELQRVSDSLDQYLLLCAQEKVQAEKLVVESDDVAQGLVELISEHHVTVLVMGAAADKKYTKKMKILKSKKARVVEREADPFCKIWFICKGTLVYPRKAVPLSHEEMQEGSQSSRLTLSSAERSASLSEMWCVANTWLHKSIIEPQIERTTSDLSDNRGEHILRELESVRREAYEEKCRREEAERELFAASQRAQAFENSYFRELKQKNELIEKLMTTMEEVESLIKRTDELCAKLQEEREQRMAMEKRGAHSDRIIKDLMLQRDKALREAETLRTTKREYTATAEGTMHITELSYSEITEATNNFDRSLKIGESAYGGVYKGFLRHTNVAIKKLNPESTQSQSQFNQEVEILSRVRHPNLVTLMGTCKDAQALVYEFMPNGNLDDRLACKDNSKPLSWQLRTLIASNICSALIFLHSNKPHSVVHSDLKASNILLDGNNVAKLSGFGVCRMLTDEFKTTTTLYRHTHPKGSFVYIDPEYLISGDLTPRSDVYSFGIVLLRLLTGRSGFGLLKDVQRAVEKGCLQAILDPSAREWPAIYAEQLAQVGLRCCEIRRKNRPDLQTEVWTVLEPMLKSASVTLCSLSFKSVSEDLGGVPSYFICPILQDVMRDPLIAADGFTYEAEAIREWLDSGHRTSPMTNLELPHRDLLPNHALRSAIQEWLQTNAE; encoded by the exons ATGGCCAcgggctcctcctcgccgcccacCAGTGATTCGCCGGAGCTGACCCTCTCCGGCGAGAAGGTGTACGTCGCGGTGGGAAGGGAGGCGGCCGAGTGCAGGGCCACGCTGCTCTGGGCGCTGCACAAGTTCCACCAaggcgccgcctcctcctttgTGCTGCTCCATGTTTACTCGCCTCCCAAGTTCCTCCCCGTCC TGGGTGCCAGGATTCCTGCTGCCCAGGTGGAGGAGCATGAGCTGATTGCATACAAGGAAAAGGAGCTGCAAAGAGTCAGTGACAGTTTAGATCAGTACCTACTCTTATGCGCGCAAGAAAAG GTACAAGCTGAGAAGTTGGTGGTTGAATCGGATGATGTTGCGCAGGGACTAGTGGAGCTCATTTCTGAGCATCATGTTACTGTGCTTGTCATGGGGGCAGCTGCTGATAAGAAGTATACAAA GAAAATGAAGATCCTGAAGTCCAAGAAAGCACGAGTTGTAGAAAGGGAAGCAGACCCTTTCTGCAAAATCTGGTTTATTTGCAAAGGAACACTGGTTTACCCTAG GAAGGCTGTTCCCCTTAGCCATGAAGAAATGCAGGAAGGTAGTCAAAGCTCCAGGTTAACACTGTCTTCAGCGGAGAGATCGGCAAGCTTGTCAGAAATGTGGTGTGTTGCAAATACATGGCTACACAAATCAATCATTGAACCACAGATTGAAAGGACTACTTCAGACCTATCGGACAATAGGGGAGAG CATATCCTCAGGGAGTTAGAGAGTGTAAGAAGAGAAGCTTATGAAGAGAAATGCAGGCGTGAGGAAGCAGAAAGAGAGTTATTTGCGGCTTCCCAGAGA GCACAAGCCTTCGAAAATTCGTACTTCCGAGAACTGAAGCAAAAGAATGAACTAATAGAAAAGTTGATGACGACAATGGAAGAAGTTGAGAGTCTCATTAAAAGGACTGATGAACTTTGTGCAAAACTTCAAGAGGAACGCGAGCAAAGAATGGCCATGGAGAAGCGAGGTGCCCATTCTGACCGCATCATTAAGGATTTAATGTTGCAGCGCGACAAAGCATTAAGAGAGGCAGAAACACTACGCACAACGAAAAGAGAGTATACTGCAACTGCAGAGGGGACGATGCATATCACAGAGTTGTCCTACTCAGAGATTACTGAAGCAACTAACAACTTTGACCGCTCACTGAAGATAGGAGAAAGTGCATATGGAGGTGTATACAAGGGGTTTCTTCGGCACACCAATGTAGCTATAAAGAAGTTGAATCCTGAAAGCACACAGTCACAGTCGCAGTTCAATCAAGAG GTGGAGATTCTCAGCAGGGTGCGGCATCCAAATCTTGTAACTCTCATGGGAACATGCAAGGATGCTCAAGCTCTTGTCTATGAGTTCATGCCCAATGGAAACTTGGATGACCGCCTGGCTTGCAAAGATAATTCCAAGCCTCTTAGTTGGCAGTTGCGTACCCTCATCGCTTCTAATATTTGCTCTGCACTCATTTTCCTCCATTCCAACAAACCCCATAGCGTTGTTCACAGTGACCTGAAAGCATCTAACATTCTTCTCGATGGAAATAATGTAGCTAAACTCAGTGGTTTCGGTGTATGCCGAATGCTAACTGATGAGTTTAAGACCACAACCACTCTATATCGTCATACCCACCCAAAGGGCTCCTTTGTGTACATTGATCCTGAATACCTTATCTCTGGTGATCTGACCCCCCGATCTGATGTATATTCTTTTGGCATTGTACTCCTGCGCCTTTTGACTGGAAGATCAGGATTTGGTCTATTGAAAGATGTGCAACGGGCAGTGGAAAAGGGTTGTTTGCAAGCAATATTGGATCCATCCGCCAGGGAATGGCCTGCTATATATGCCGAGCAGTTGGCTCAGGTGGGTTTGAGATGTTGTGAAATCAGAAGAAAAAACCGTCCTGACCTGCAAACGGAGGTTTGGACTGTACTAGAACCAATGTTGAAATCTGCTTCTGTGAcgctatgttcattgtcatttAAATCAGTATCAGAAGACCTTGGTGGTGTGCCATCCTACTTCATATGTCCGATACTTCAG GATGTCATGAGGGACCCTCTAATTGCTGCAGATGGTTTTACATATGAAGCCGAGGCTATAAGGGAATGGCTGGACAGTGGCCACCGTACGTCACCCATGACAAACCTTGAGCTACCCCACCGTGATCTTTTGCCAAACCATGCCCTCCGTTCTGCAATTCAAGAATGGCTGCAGACAAATGCAGAATAA
- the LOC133901842 gene encoding U-box domain-containing protein 33-like isoform X5, translating into MATGSSSPPTSDSPELTLSGEKVYVAVGREAAECRATLLWALHKFHQGAASSFVLLHVYSPPKFLPVLGARIPAAQVEEHELIAYKEKELQRVSDSLDQYLLLCAQEKVQAEKLVVESDDVAQGLVELISEHHVTVLVMGAAADKKYTKKMKILKSKKARVVEREADPFCKIWFICKGTLVYPRKAVPLSHEEMQEGSQSSRLTLSSAERSASLSEMWCVANTWLHKSIIEPQIERTTSDLSDNRGEENVKATNESYDNFQHILRELESVRREAYEEKCRREEAERELFAASQRAQAFENSYFRELKQKNELIEKLMTTMEEVESLIKRTDELCAKLQEEREQRMAMEKRGAHSDRIIKDLMLQRDKALREAETLRTTKREYTATAEGTMHITELSYSEITEATNNFDRSLKIGESAYGGVYKGFLRHTNVAIKKLNPESTQSQSQFNQEVEILSRVRHPNLVTLMGTCKDAQALVYEFMPNGNLDDRLACKDNSKPLSWQSGFGLLKDVQRAVEKGCLQAILDPSAREWPAIYAEQLAQVGLRCCEIRRKNRPDLQTEVWTVLEPMLKSASVTLCSLSFKSVSEDLGGVPSYFICPILQDVMRDPLIAADGFTYEAEAIREWLDSGHRTSPMTNLELPHRDLLPNHALRSAIQEWLQTNAE; encoded by the exons ATGGCCAcgggctcctcctcgccgcccacCAGTGATTCGCCGGAGCTGACCCTCTCCGGCGAGAAGGTGTACGTCGCGGTGGGAAGGGAGGCGGCCGAGTGCAGGGCCACGCTGCTCTGGGCGCTGCACAAGTTCCACCAaggcgccgcctcctcctttgTGCTGCTCCATGTTTACTCGCCTCCCAAGTTCCTCCCCGTCC TGGGTGCCAGGATTCCTGCTGCCCAGGTGGAGGAGCATGAGCTGATTGCATACAAGGAAAAGGAGCTGCAAAGAGTCAGTGACAGTTTAGATCAGTACCTACTCTTATGCGCGCAAGAAAAG GTACAAGCTGAGAAGTTGGTGGTTGAATCGGATGATGTTGCGCAGGGACTAGTGGAGCTCATTTCTGAGCATCATGTTACTGTGCTTGTCATGGGGGCAGCTGCTGATAAGAAGTATACAAA GAAAATGAAGATCCTGAAGTCCAAGAAAGCACGAGTTGTAGAAAGGGAAGCAGACCCTTTCTGCAAAATCTGGTTTATTTGCAAAGGAACACTGGTTTACCCTAG GAAGGCTGTTCCCCTTAGCCATGAAGAAATGCAGGAAGGTAGTCAAAGCTCCAGGTTAACACTGTCTTCAGCGGAGAGATCGGCAAGCTTGTCAGAAATGTGGTGTGTTGCAAATACATGGCTACACAAATCAATCATTGAACCACAGATTGAAAGGACTACTTCAGACCTATCGGACAATAGGGGAGAG GAAAATGTTAAAGCAACTAATGAGTCTTACGATAATTTCCAGCATATCCTCAGGGAGTTAGAGAGTGTAAGAAGAGAAGCTTATGAAGAGAAATGCAGGCGTGAGGAAGCAGAAAGAGAGTTATTTGCGGCTTCCCAGAGA GCACAAGCCTTCGAAAATTCGTACTTCCGAGAACTGAAGCAAAAGAATGAACTAATAGAAAAGTTGATGACGACAATGGAAGAAGTTGAGAGTCTCATTAAAAGGACTGATGAACTTTGTGCAAAACTTCAAGAGGAACGCGAGCAAAGAATGGCCATGGAGAAGCGAGGTGCCCATTCTGACCGCATCATTAAGGATTTAATGTTGCAGCGCGACAAAGCATTAAGAGAGGCAGAAACACTACGCACAACGAAAAGAGAGTATACTGCAACTGCAGAGGGGACGATGCATATCACAGAGTTGTCCTACTCAGAGATTACTGAAGCAACTAACAACTTTGACCGCTCACTGAAGATAGGAGAAAGTGCATATGGAGGTGTATACAAGGGGTTTCTTCGGCACACCAATGTAGCTATAAAGAAGTTGAATCCTGAAAGCACACAGTCACAGTCGCAGTTCAATCAAGAG GTGGAGATTCTCAGCAGGGTGCGGCATCCAAATCTTGTAACTCTCATGGGAACATGCAAGGATGCTCAAGCTCTTGTCTATGAGTTCATGCCCAATGGAAACTTGGATGACCGCCTGGCTTGCAAAGATAATTCCAAGCCTCTTAGTTGGCA ATCAGGATTTGGTCTATTGAAAGATGTGCAACGGGCAGTGGAAAAGGGTTGTTTGCAAGCAATATTGGATCCATCCGCCAGGGAATGGCCTGCTATATATGCCGAGCAGTTGGCTCAGGTGGGTTTGAGATGTTGTGAAATCAGAAGAAAAAACCGTCCTGACCTGCAAACGGAGGTTTGGACTGTACTAGAACCAATGTTGAAATCTGCTTCTGTGAcgctatgttcattgtcatttAAATCAGTATCAGAAGACCTTGGTGGTGTGCCATCCTACTTCATATGTCCGATACTTCAG GATGTCATGAGGGACCCTCTAATTGCTGCAGATGGTTTTACATATGAAGCCGAGGCTATAAGGGAATGGCTGGACAGTGGCCACCGTACGTCACCCATGACAAACCTTGAGCTACCCCACCGTGATCTTTTGCCAAACCATGCCCTCCGTTCTGCAATTCAAGAATGGCTGCAGACAAATGCAGAATAA
- the LOC133901842 gene encoding U-box domain-containing protein 33-like isoform X3: MFTRLPSSSPSVQAEKLVVESDDVAQGLVELISEHHVTVLVMGAAADKKYTKKMKILKSKKARVVEREADPFCKIWFICKGTLVYPRKAVPLSHEEMQEGSQSSRLTLSSAERSASLSEMWCVANTWLHKSIIEPQIERTTSDLSDNRGEENVKATNESYDNFQHILRELESVRREAYEEKCRREEAERELFAASQRAQAFENSYFRELKQKNELIEKLMTTMEEVESLIKRTDELCAKLQEEREQRMAMEKRGAHSDRIIKDLMLQRDKALREAETLRTTKREYTATAEGTMHITELSYSEITEATNNFDRSLKIGESAYGGVYKGFLRHTNVAIKKLNPESTQSQSQFNQEVEILSRVRHPNLVTLMGTCKDAQALVYEFMPNGNLDDRLACKDNSKPLSWQLRTLIASNICSALIFLHSNKPHSVVHSDLKASNILLDGNNVAKLSGFGVCRMLTDEFKTTTTLYRHTHPKGSFVYIDPEYLISGDLTPRSDVYSFGIVLLRLLTGRSGFGLLKDVQRAVEKGCLQAILDPSAREWPAIYAEQLAQVGLRCCEIRRKNRPDLQTEVWTVLEPMLKSASVTLCSLSFKSVSEDLGGVPSYFICPILQDVMRDPLIAADGFTYEAEAIREWLDSGHRTSPMTNLELPHRDLLPNHALRSAIQEWLQTNAE; the protein is encoded by the exons ATGTTTACTCGCCTCCCAAGTTCCTCCCCGTCC GTACAAGCTGAGAAGTTGGTGGTTGAATCGGATGATGTTGCGCAGGGACTAGTGGAGCTCATTTCTGAGCATCATGTTACTGTGCTTGTCATGGGGGCAGCTGCTGATAAGAAGTATACAAA GAAAATGAAGATCCTGAAGTCCAAGAAAGCACGAGTTGTAGAAAGGGAAGCAGACCCTTTCTGCAAAATCTGGTTTATTTGCAAAGGAACACTGGTTTACCCTAG GAAGGCTGTTCCCCTTAGCCATGAAGAAATGCAGGAAGGTAGTCAAAGCTCCAGGTTAACACTGTCTTCAGCGGAGAGATCGGCAAGCTTGTCAGAAATGTGGTGTGTTGCAAATACATGGCTACACAAATCAATCATTGAACCACAGATTGAAAGGACTACTTCAGACCTATCGGACAATAGGGGAGAG GAAAATGTTAAAGCAACTAATGAGTCTTACGATAATTTCCAGCATATCCTCAGGGAGTTAGAGAGTGTAAGAAGAGAAGCTTATGAAGAGAAATGCAGGCGTGAGGAAGCAGAAAGAGAGTTATTTGCGGCTTCCCAGAGA GCACAAGCCTTCGAAAATTCGTACTTCCGAGAACTGAAGCAAAAGAATGAACTAATAGAAAAGTTGATGACGACAATGGAAGAAGTTGAGAGTCTCATTAAAAGGACTGATGAACTTTGTGCAAAACTTCAAGAGGAACGCGAGCAAAGAATGGCCATGGAGAAGCGAGGTGCCCATTCTGACCGCATCATTAAGGATTTAATGTTGCAGCGCGACAAAGCATTAAGAGAGGCAGAAACACTACGCACAACGAAAAGAGAGTATACTGCAACTGCAGAGGGGACGATGCATATCACAGAGTTGTCCTACTCAGAGATTACTGAAGCAACTAACAACTTTGACCGCTCACTGAAGATAGGAGAAAGTGCATATGGAGGTGTATACAAGGGGTTTCTTCGGCACACCAATGTAGCTATAAAGAAGTTGAATCCTGAAAGCACACAGTCACAGTCGCAGTTCAATCAAGAG GTGGAGATTCTCAGCAGGGTGCGGCATCCAAATCTTGTAACTCTCATGGGAACATGCAAGGATGCTCAAGCTCTTGTCTATGAGTTCATGCCCAATGGAAACTTGGATGACCGCCTGGCTTGCAAAGATAATTCCAAGCCTCTTAGTTGGCAGTTGCGTACCCTCATCGCTTCTAATATTTGCTCTGCACTCATTTTCCTCCATTCCAACAAACCCCATAGCGTTGTTCACAGTGACCTGAAAGCATCTAACATTCTTCTCGATGGAAATAATGTAGCTAAACTCAGTGGTTTCGGTGTATGCCGAATGCTAACTGATGAGTTTAAGACCACAACCACTCTATATCGTCATACCCACCCAAAGGGCTCCTTTGTGTACATTGATCCTGAATACCTTATCTCTGGTGATCTGACCCCCCGATCTGATGTATATTCTTTTGGCATTGTACTCCTGCGCCTTTTGACTGGAAGATCAGGATTTGGTCTATTGAAAGATGTGCAACGGGCAGTGGAAAAGGGTTGTTTGCAAGCAATATTGGATCCATCCGCCAGGGAATGGCCTGCTATATATGCCGAGCAGTTGGCTCAGGTGGGTTTGAGATGTTGTGAAATCAGAAGAAAAAACCGTCCTGACCTGCAAACGGAGGTTTGGACTGTACTAGAACCAATGTTGAAATCTGCTTCTGTGAcgctatgttcattgtcatttAAATCAGTATCAGAAGACCTTGGTGGTGTGCCATCCTACTTCATATGTCCGATACTTCAG GATGTCATGAGGGACCCTCTAATTGCTGCAGATGGTTTTACATATGAAGCCGAGGCTATAAGGGAATGGCTGGACAGTGGCCACCGTACGTCACCCATGACAAACCTTGAGCTACCCCACCGTGATCTTTTGCCAAACCATGCCCTCCGTTCTGCAATTCAAGAATGGCTGCAGACAAATGCAGAATAA